In Clostridium sp. DL-VIII, the following proteins share a genomic window:
- a CDS encoding Mov34/MPN/PAD-1 family protein, with protein MEKYKIDDRTNLIISNLAIKKLNKYRQLGRMKENGGILLGKIKADFSEFIICDISEPCEKDKKFRYGFVRNKENAQKIINEVWKNSNGEVVYIGEWHSHPECNPKPSHVDNELIIRCSKEISNLPTFIFLIIIGQDGSKYISCKKVGTDDLKELNKEE; from the coding sequence ATGGAGAAATATAAAATTGATGATAGAACAAATCTTATAATTAGTAACTTAGCAATAAAAAAGTTAAATAAATATAGACAATTAGGGAGAATGAAAGAAAATGGAGGTATATTACTTGGAAAAATAAAGGCTGACTTTTCTGAATTTATAATTTGTGATATTTCTGAACCTTGTGAAAAAGATAAGAAATTTAGATATGGATTCGTAAGAAATAAAGAAAATGCTCAGAAAATTATAAATGAAGTATGGAAAAATTCAAATGGTGAGGTTGTGTATATAGGAGAATGGCATTCTCATCCAGAATGTAACCCCAAGCCATCGCATGTAGACAACGAATTAATTATAAGATGTTCAAAGGAAATAAGCAATCTTCCAACATTTATATTTTTAATAATAATAGGACAAGATGGTTCTAAATATATTAGTTGTAAAAAAGTTGGAACCGATGATTTAAAAGAGTTAAATAAAGAAGAGTGA